One genomic segment of Besnoitia besnoiti strain Bb-Ger1 chromosome VII, whole genome shotgun sequence includes these proteins:
- a CDS encoding Toxoplasma gondii family D protein (encoded by transcript BESB_078100), translating into MKDTRRGPSKVGFLALAAVLSCMGARRSEDFFAAAKKAEVLHVEQEVCEQVEKKVQSTCFKDVTTKEAYSCPIVQEKEVCRNVAIDVPSTCFKTVTEQQAYSCPKTKTEKQCRDVTETCYKTEKQQREYPCEGKETCSMVPVEVPDTCTRSVDQQQAYTCEKTKMEQVCTEVAVTVDKTCQREELQTVPYPCTKTEYKQQCKQVAVPSAAPQSTCFKTAMKSQEYPCTKAQMEQSCAQVPVEIKGKCHRMVPKEKSYKCKKTEIKQKCKKVNVKVPSMCTKNVKEKQAYECTETEYKTECVVDVPCKDKKCKMRRLNKAGEAEAANCQTVPVQVSKTCYREVDAVQEYECEKKEVQEQCTDQEVEVNDTCHETVEVKEAYECIKVEYKEECKQVPVQVPATCTKEVPYQVAYPCPPVMEMKEQCEQVAAEVQATCEKQVAVQVPYSCPATEMKTQCNQQAVPYQDTCYKTVKVQEQYPCTKTTKQRQCHRETKMCTEKVPVEVAYDCTKKHCEKIEVQVDETCYKKVEVQQAYACTETKHESKCGVETYTEPKTCYKDVLTKQAYPCYETKIETVCKPCAAKIKVTPEKVREPKPSKKTEEAIPVIVEQPVVTHQMAAPATVVMADKAPAAPMVVSQKGSSFMY; encoded by the coding sequence ATGAAGGACACCCGGAGGGGCCCGAGCAAAGTCGGATTTTTGGCTCTAGCTGCCGTTCTGTCGTGTATGGGCGCCCGACGGTCGGAGGATTTCTTTGCAGCAGCCAAGAAAGCGGAGGTCTTGCACGTCGAGCAAGAAGTTTGCGAACAAGTCGAGAAGAAGGTACAGAGCACGTGTTTCAAGGATGTCACTACCAAGGAGGCGTATTCGTGTCCCATCGTCCAGGAGAAGGAAGTCTGCAGAAACGTCGCTATCGACGTTCCCAGCACTTGCTTCAAGACCGTGACGGAACAACAGGCGTACAGCTGTCCCAAGACAAAGACTGAAAAGCAGTGCCGAGATGTGACTGAGACCTGCTACAAAACCGAGAAACAGCAGCGTGAGTACCCCTGTGAAGGCAAAGAAACGTGCTCTATGGTGCCTGTCGAAGTCCCCGACACTTGCACGCGATCTGTCGACCAGCAGCAAGCGTACACGTGTGAGAAGACAAAGATGGAGCAGGTCTGCACTGAAGTGGCAGTGACTGTGGACAAGACATGCCAGCGAGAGGAGCTTCAGACCGTTCCATACCCGTGCACGAAGACAGAGTACAAGCAGCAGTGCAAGCAAGTCGCTGTGccgtcggctgcgccgcagagcaCCTGCTTCAAGACGGCGATGAAGTCGCAAGAGTATCCTTGCACGAAAGCGCAGATGGAACAGAGCTGCGCGCAGGTTCCTGTCGAGATCAAGGGCAAATGCCACCGCATGGTGCCGAAGGAGAAGTCGTACAAGTGCAAGAAGACAGAAATCAAGCAGAAATGCAAGAAAGTCAACGTCAAGGTCCCGTCGATGTGCACGAAAAACGTCAAGGAGAAGCAGGCGTACGAGTGCACGGAGACAGAGTACAAGACAGAGTGCGTGGTGGACGTTCCGTGCAAGGACAAGAAATGCAAAATGCGCCGTCTCAACAAGGCAGGCGAAGCCGAAGCCGCCAACTGCCAGACCGTCCCAGTGCAGGTCAGCAAGACGTGCTACCGCGAGGTCGACGCTGTCCAGGAGTACGAGTGCGAAAAGAAGGAGGTTCAGGAGCAGTGCACAGACCAGGAAGTGGAAGTCAACGACACGTGCCATGAGACTGTGGAGGTGAAGGAAGCGTACGAGTGCATCAAGGTGGAGTACAAGGAAGAATGCAAGCAAGTTCCTGTCCAGGTTCCAGCGACTTGCACCAAGGAGGTTCCCTACCAGGTGGCCTATCCGTGCCCGCCTGTCATGGAAATGAAGGAGCAGTGCGAGcaggtcgccgcggaggtgCAAGCGACTTGCGAGAAGCAAGTGGCAGTTCAAGTGCCCTACAGCTGCCCAGCCACCGAAATGAAGACGCAGTGCAACCAGCAAGCCGTTCCGTATCAAGACACCTGCTACAAAACCGTCAAGGTCCAGGAGCAATACCCCTGCACCAAGACCACCAAGCAGAGACAATGCCACCGAGAAACGAAGATGTGCACCGAGAAAGTCCCCGTCGAAGTGGCCTACGACTGCACGAAGAAGCACTGCGAAAAAATCGAGGTACAGGTGGACGAAACGTGCTACAAGAAAGTCGAGGTCCAGCAGGCGTACGCGTGCACCGAGACAAAGCACGAAAGCAAGTGTGGCGTGGAGACCTACACCGAGCCGAAGACTTGCTACAAGGACGTGCTCACCAAGCAGGCTTACCCGTGCTACGAAACCAAAATCGAAACTGTCTGCAAGCCGTGCGCCGCGAAAATCAAAGTCACCCCCGAAAAAGTCCGCGAGCCGAAACCCTCCAAGAAAACGGAAGAAGCCATCCCAGTCATCGTCGAGCAACCGGTTGTCACGCACCAGATGGCCGCTCCGGCTACTGTCGTCATGGCAGACAaggctcccgcggcgcccatGGTTGTGTCCCAGAAAGGATCTTCCTTCATGTATTGA